Below is a genomic region from Bacillota bacterium.
CTTGGGAAGGCGCCCATCATCCATGAACGCCGCCGGCCCCCCACCCGTAGGCCCGCTCGAGAACAGCCACACCGACCGACTGGACAGCTCCCGCTCCTTGGCTTTGAGGAAAGTCGCCGCGGACTTGCGCCATCCGCCAATGTACACCGCGCTGCCCAGGACGACCGCCCGGTACGGGGTCAGGTCACCAACGCGGTCCACCGGGAGGACGTCCGTTTCCAGCCCCGCCTCACGGAGCACCTGGCCGATCCTTTCGGCGATTTCCGCGGTGGCTCCATACTTGCTGGCGTAGGCCACCATAGTCTTCGTTTCCACGTCATTCATCCCCTTCGTGTACTGACCGACTGTCCGGCCCCGGAGAGGCCGGCTCGACGACAACGGATCACCGGCTCCCCTTTCGGGACACCTTCAGCATGGCCCAGATCAGGGTGAAGCCCGTGACCGCGACGGTAATGAGGCCGAAAACCAGGTGGAATAACCTGACCTGCGAGGGATTGATGGGCTGCCCGGAACCGGTGCAGAAGGCGGCGGCGAAGCCGGAGCCGATCTCGACAAGCAATAGGATCAGTGACAAGATGCTCATGATCTTCACTAGAATCCCCTCCTTTCACGGGCGTTTCCCGGACGAGCCTGTCGGCGTCGCCTCGACCCGCACCGAGATAAGTTGCAGGTCGAGGTTGCGGATCAGGGCCAGGACCCCGAACAGCGCTGCCTGGTCCGGCAGGCTGCCGACAAGCACCGTCTCATCCGGCGTATCGTTGAGCTGTTGCATTCCGGCGAACCACGCCGACCAGTCGCCGGTCAGGGTGCCGCGCACCCTGATTTCACAGTCCACGGCCACCACCCCCAGTCCCGGTTTGCTTGCACCTCCATTCTGCCGTAACCGCAAGCGGGCGGCCTCTATCCGCGGATAGATTCCGTGGATAGAGACCACCCGGCCGGAAAGAAGCAAACCCGCCACGGTCGTGGCGGATTCGATTGCGTAAATTGCTCATTATGACATTCCGAAGGTCTTGGGGCGGTCATAAAAGCCCTAGTTCCCGGGCCCGCAGGAGGGCCTGCGTGCGGTTTTCCACATCCAGCTTGCCGAAGATGTGATGGACGTGGGTCTTGACGGTGCCGACGGTGACATAAAGAGCGGCCGCCATTTCATGGTTGGAGCGCCCCTGCGCCATCAGCCGCAGGATGTCACGCTCGCGGGGACTCAGCGGCTCCCCACCCGGGCCGGCCGGCAGCAGCCGGGCGGCGTACGCCCCGGCCGGACCGCCCAGCGCCTGGGCCCGGATCAGTAGGTCCGCCAGGACCCCGCCGGACTCGGCCCGCCAGATGCTGCGCACGAACCCCTCCGGCTCCGCCAGCTCCAACGCCCGCTGCAACGGCTTCACTGAGCGCAGGGCCACGGCCTGGAGCGACAGGATCTCGATGAGCCGGCCGCCGCGCCCGCCTTCCTCGGCGGCCGCCGCCAGCCGCCCAAGCAGCTGCGCCGCTTCCGGGCGGCCCTCGGCCAGCCAGACCCGGGCCAGCGTCAGGTCGGGCAGCTCGGTTCGGTAGGAGAGCCCTGGAGTCCGCTGGGCTGCCCAGCGCTCAGCCGCGGCCCGGTTGCCTGCCGCCAGCCAAGCCTGGACGAGCAGAGCTTGCACCGCGGGCTCGGCATCATCGCTCATCTCCGCGTGTCCCGGCCGGACCGCGGCGCCCAGGGCGGCCAAGGCCGCGGCCGGATCCCCCTGCGCCAGGGCCACGGCAGCCACCGCGCAGCCTGGCCAGACGTGGGCAACGGCGTTGGCGCTCTGCCAGGCCGCGGCGAAGCGCTGCCCCACCCCCGCCTGCGTGGCCGCGGCGGCCGTCTCCCCGCGTTCCAGGAGAAGGAGCGAGAGCATCGCGTGGAGATGGCCGTTCAGGAAGAAGCGCTCCTCACCCCGGGCCTGGATGTACGCCAGGTACTCCTGGCAAATCGATTCCGCCTCCCGCCGCCGCCCCTGCTGGTAGCGGATGTTGGCCAGGCCGCAGGCGGCAAAAGGTATACCCCCGTAACTCTGCGAACGGACGTCCCGCTGGATGGCACCGGCCAGGGTGTCCGCCGCCGCCTCGAGGTCGCCCGACGTCTGCTGGAGGTTGGCCAGCATGATCTCCGCGCTACCGCGCATGGCCACGTGAGTCTCCGGGATGAACCGCGGCGCGCTGACTTCGACCTCGGTCAGGCGGTACGGCGCGCCTGTCAACTCGGCGATACAGGCCCTAATCAGGGCGAGGAAGGCGCTCAGATCTGGCGACGGCGCATCAAGCAGAAGCTCCTGAGCCACCTCCGCCATCTCGGCCGCCGCTTCCAGCCGTCCGCTCAGGACGTTGTTGTAGGCGAGCATTACACTGAAACTGGGTCGGGATCGGGCCACGGCCGGCGGCAAATCAGATAGCACTCGGATATGGTCGGCGAAGGACCACATCCACCAGCCGTCGCTGTGCTGCTCAATCAGCCGTCCGGCCAGGGCATGGTCTCCCGCCGCCAGGGCGTGGTGCACCGCGTCAAGACTCAGGCCCTGGGCGTCATACCACTCCGCCGCCCGTTGGTGCAACACTGGTACCAGCTCCGGTTCACCCTGCTGCAGGTGGGCCCGGAGGAGGTCCGCGAACAGGTGGTGGTATCGATACCAGCCCCTCGCCTCATCCAGGGGAATCAGGAAGAGATTGGCCCGCTCGACCTGGACCAGGAGATCGGCGCTCTGGCCGGTGCCGGTCACAGCGTCACACAGCGGCGCCGAAAGCCGCTCCAGCACGGCGGTGTGCAGCAGGAACTGGCGAATCGCCGCAGGTTGTCGGGAGATGACCTCTTCGACCAGGTAGTCGGCGACGTAGCGGTTGCTGCCGGCGAAGCCGACCACGAAATCATGGGGGTTGGGGTGTCCACGCAGCGACAGGGCCGTCAACTGCAGGGCGACGGGCCAGCCCTCGCTACGCTCCGCCAGCAGGTCCAGGTCGCCGGGGTCGAGTTCACAGCCCGCCGCCCCATTCAGGAGGGTCGCGACCTCGGCGGGGCTGAAACGAAGATCGGCTGTCCGCAACTCCACCAAACCCTGCTGGGCCCGCAGGCGCGCCAACGGCCAGGGCGGATCGGCCCGGGTGAGCACCACCAGATGGAGTTGCGGCGGCAGGTGTTCCAAGAGAAAGAGGACGCCACCATGGACCGGCGGTGACTCGATCACGTGGAAATCGTCGAGGACAAGCACGCAGCGGGTGTCCATGGCATTGATCAGCGGCGCCAGGTACACCTCCGGCGCCATTTGGGGCGAGTCGCGGAGGACCCCCAGGGCGTCGTCGGTCAATCCGGGGCAGATGGCCTGTAGCGCCGCGACCACGTATGACCAGAAGCGCAGGGGGTCGTTATCGTTTTGGTCAAGGGACAGCCAGGCCAGCGGCGGGGCGTTGCCGTCGACCGCGCGCCACTCACTGAGCAGGGTGGTCTTGCCGAACCCGGCCGGCGCTGATACCAAGGTCAACGGCCCC
It encodes:
- a CDS encoding flavodoxin domain-containing protein: METKTMVAYASKYGATAEIAERIGQVLREAGLETDVLPVDRVGDLTPYRAVVLGSAVYIGGWRKSAATFLKAKERELSSRSVWLFSSGPTGGGPAAFMDDGRLPKGLRPVADRIRPRDIAVFGGTANRERLNAFERWIMNRVKAPLGEFRDWKAIASWATAIAEELKDQNRPKKDS
- a CDS encoding LuxR C-terminal-related transcriptional regulator, with amino-acid sequence MLQPLLRTKMFAPPLKPNLISRPHLVNRLATGLTGPLTLVSAPAGFGKTTLLSEWRAVDGNAPPLAWLSLDQNDNDPLRFWSYVVAALQAICPGLTDDALGVLRDSPQMAPEVYLAPLINAMDTRCVLVLDDFHVIESPPVHGGVLFLLEHLPPQLHLVVLTRADPPWPLARLRAQQGLVELRTADLRFSPAEVATLLNGAAGCELDPGDLDLLAERSEGWPVALQLTALSLRGHPNPHDFVVGFAGSNRYVADYLVEEVISRQPAAIRQFLLHTAVLERLSAPLCDAVTGTGQSADLLVQVERANLFLIPLDEARGWYRYHHLFADLLRAHLQQGEPELVPVLHQRAAEWYDAQGLSLDAVHHALAAGDHALAGRLIEQHSDGWWMWSFADHIRVLSDLPPAVARSRPSFSVMLAYNNVLSGRLEAAAEMAEVAQELLLDAPSPDLSAFLALIRACIAELTGAPYRLTEVEVSAPRFIPETHVAMRGSAEIMLANLQQTSGDLEAAADTLAGAIQRDVRSQSYGGIPFAACGLANIRYQQGRRREAESICQEYLAYIQARGEERFFLNGHLHAMLSLLLLERGETAAAATQAGVGQRFAAAWQSANAVAHVWPGCAVAAVALAQGDPAAALAALGAAVRPGHAEMSDDAEPAVQALLVQAWLAAGNRAAAERWAAQRTPGLSYRTELPDLTLARVWLAEGRPEAAQLLGRLAAAAEEGGRGGRLIEILSLQAVALRSVKPLQRALELAEPEGFVRSIWRAESGGVLADLLIRAQALGGPAGAYAARLLPAGPGGEPLSPRERDILRLMAQGRSNHEMAAALYVTVGTVKTHVHHIFGKLDVENRTQALLRARELGLL